A genomic segment from Cyanobium sp. NIES-981 encodes:
- the istB gene encoding IS21-like element helper ATPase IstB — protein MEAALPLLLKQLKLARFRSHWQPLAEQAEAQGWSPGQFLYALCEQELEQRQTARQQRLLRGAHLPWQKGLDGFDHQHLDPRQWQELQSLARQTTWLLQAENLLLFGPSGVGKTHLAIAITMAMVAQDQVCRFFPATTLVQLLQKAKAAYDLPAMLQKLDRYALLVIDDISYVRRSELETSVLFELICHRYERKSLLVTSNQPFREWDDIFPSGSMTVAAVDRLVHHCHIIGIKGESYRQKAAAARVSSDSSDPPT, from the coding sequence GCTGGCGCGGTTTCGCAGCCACTGGCAGCCGCTGGCCGAGCAGGCTGAGGCCCAGGGCTGGAGCCCGGGCCAGTTCCTCTACGCCCTCTGCGAGCAGGAGCTGGAACAGCGGCAGACCGCCCGTCAGCAGCGGCTGCTGCGCGGTGCCCATCTCCCCTGGCAGAAGGGCCTCGACGGCTTTGACCACCAGCACCTCGATCCCCGCCAGTGGCAGGAGCTCCAGAGCCTGGCGCGGCAGACCACCTGGCTGCTGCAGGCGGAAAACCTGCTGCTGTTCGGTCCCAGCGGGGTGGGCAAGACCCACCTGGCCATTGCCATCACGATGGCGATGGTGGCGCAGGACCAGGTCTGCCGCTTCTTCCCCGCCACCACGCTGGTGCAGCTGCTGCAGAAGGCCAAGGCGGCCTACGACCTGCCGGCGATGCTGCAGAAGCTCGATCGCTACGCCCTGCTGGTGATCGACGACATCTCCTACGTGCGGCGCAGCGAGCTGGAGACCTCGGTGCTGTTCGAGCTGATCTGCCACCGCTACGAGCGCAAATCACTGCTGGTGACCAGCAACCAGCCCTTCCGCGAGTGGGACGACATCTTCCCCAGCGGCTCCATGACCGTGGCAGCGGTGGACCGGCTGGTGCACCACTGCCACATCATCGGCATCAAGGGCGAGAGCTACCGGCAGAAGGCAGCTGCTGCAAGGGTTTCCAGCGATTCCAGCGACCCGCCAACGTAA
- a CDS encoding IS3 family transposase yields MGQHRSTQRNPGKVVGIEEAKLRHRLREIAAEHIRWGRRMAYRLLRREGWTINHKRVQRLWREEGLQRPTPRKRKRARPADGSVRRHRAEHPHQVWAMDFQFDATADGRCPVSIRLKGGVNQVDR; encoded by the coding sequence GTGGGGCAGCACCGGAGCACCCAACGAAATCCCGGCAAGGTTGTCGGCATTGAAGAGGCCAAGCTCCGCCATCGCCTCCGCGAAATCGCAGCGGAGCACATCCGCTGGGGCCGCCGGATGGCCTACCGGCTGCTCAGGCGGGAGGGCTGGACCATCAATCACAAGCGCGTGCAACGACTCTGGCGGGAGGAAGGCCTGCAGCGGCCGACACCCAGAAAGCGAAAGCGGGCACGGCCCGCTGACGGCTCGGTGCGGCGTCACCGGGCTGAGCATCCCCACCAGGTGTGGGCCATGGACTTCCAGTTCGATGCCACAGCTGATGGCCGCTGTCCCGTGTCAATCAGGTTGAAGGGTGGCGTCAATCAGGTTGACCGGTGA